In Methanofastidiosum sp., a single window of DNA contains:
- a CDS encoding phosphoenolpyruvate carboxykinase (ATP), translating into MSGFNVSEDLTIPEDRIFLNPSDEFYINYLKPYYVITKDGQYLFASTQKGRRPDQVHYMVPKGYKLGVGQKGFDIVTGKAIFSIVMDYLRAKPKLIVADGIQGENGYEVGIRSVVSVENPQSAYISWMGKMMVFPPKDGIKPSCYNFIVPEKLPEEYVNRIKKVWPEYNENEPLSLYDFTEMKNDIRCVLNLGIDYFGGAFKKPNLTMVWNRGESDEMISFHAGLSESSVIIGLSGTGKTTLTVGPNLEQDDAILGKVISKDGKIVDVKLVGLEAASFAKSEGLSEKSPEYPGLMKSKDRKHIVLAMNIDCEGVEYVKKSINGYNVEIPEATGEVGSLLTKSYEKSGTTNGRFIFLFSDLNSSWGKKDKYLRNFVLSFKRYDIFNPIIKVTDPLMAVAFDSACESIITSAISGKVPGTRVRSYSATDFMAREQADQAVLKKKVFLDMGLGHNGKINFLIINTGFVGEFDLEGKSIGGEKITVSDSKTLLKLSAHGLIKNWVEDPVYGYLVPSPKELSEVHSMKNFGERFNPLNYYSPHDYLEFVKIDIKERKNFLHNIFSSQSKFAYLEDIISIWDEIRIPSQKEIKKFYDAYY; encoded by the coding sequence ATGAGTGGCTTTAATGTTTCTGAGGATCTTACCATTCCAGAAGATAGGATTTTTTTAAATCCTTCTGATGAATTTTATATTAATTATCTAAAACCATATTATGTCATTACAAAGGACGGGCAGTACCTTTTTGCTTCTACACAAAAAGGGAGGAGGCCAGATCAAGTCCATTACATGGTGCCAAAAGGGTATAAGCTTGGAGTAGGCCAAAAAGGATTTGATATTGTTACAGGAAAAGCTATTTTTAGCATAGTCATGGACTATCTTAGAGCGAAACCTAAGCTTATTGTTGCAGATGGTATACAGGGAGAAAATGGATATGAAGTGGGTATAAGGTCAGTTGTAAGCGTAGAAAATCCACAAAGTGCTTACATCTCATGGATGGGAAAGATGATGGTGTTCCCTCCAAAAGACGGGATAAAACCAAGCTGCTACAACTTCATAGTTCCTGAAAAACTTCCAGAAGAATATGTTAATCGTATAAAGAAAGTCTGGCCAGAATACAATGAGAACGAGCCACTTTCACTTTATGATTTTACTGAGATGAAAAACGATATTAGATGTGTTTTGAACCTTGGAATCGATTATTTTGGTGGCGCCTTCAAAAAACCCAATTTAACTATGGTCTGGAACAGGGGAGAATCTGATGAGATGATCTCCTTCCATGCGGGACTTTCTGAAAGCTCTGTTATAATAGGACTTAGCGGTACGGGGAAAACTACACTGACCGTTGGGCCCAATCTTGAACAGGATGATGCTATTCTAGGTAAAGTTATTTCTAAAGATGGAAAAATAGTTGACGTAAAACTAGTTGGCCTTGAAGCTGCAAGCTTTGCAAAATCAGAAGGGCTGTCTGAGAAAAGCCCAGAGTATCCGGGTTTGATGAAATCTAAAGACAGAAAACATATTGTTTTGGCAATGAACATTGACTGCGAAGGTGTCGAATACGTTAAGAAAAGCATAAATGGTTACAATGTAGAAATCCCCGAGGCAACTGGCGAAGTAGGCTCATTACTTACCAAGAGCTATGAAAAGAGTGGAACAACTAATGGCAGATTCATTTTTCTCTTCAGTGATTTGAACTCTTCTTGGGGCAAAAAGGACAAGTACCTCAGAAATTTCGTTTTGAGCTTTAAGAGATATGATATATTTAATCCCATAATTAAGGTGACTGACCCACTTATGGCAGTTGCATTTGACAGTGCTTGTGAGAGCATAATTACCTCTGCTATTTCAGGTAAGGTTCCCGGAACTAGGGTAAGATCTTATTCTGCAACTGACTTTATGGCAAGAGAGCAAGCCGATCAGGCAGTTCTGAAAAAGAAAGTATTCTTGGACATGGGACTTGGGCATAATGGGAAAATAAACTTTTTAATCATCAATACCGGTTTTGTTGGTGAGTTTGATCTAGAGGGCAAATCTATTGGTGGAGAAAAAATTACTGTTTCAGACTCAAAAACACTCCTTAAACTCTCTGCACATGGACTTATTAAAAACTGGGTAGAAGATCCAGTTTACGGCTACCTAGTTCCATCACCTAAAGAGCTCAGTGAAGTTCATAGTATGAAGAATTTTGGGGAGAGATTCAACCCTCTTAATTATTATTCCCCCCATGATTATTTGGAATTTGTCAAGATTGATATAAAAGAAAGAAAGAATTTCCTCCACAATATTTTTTCCTCGCAAAGTAAATTTGCATATCTAGAAGACATCATAAGCATCTGGGATGAGATTAGAATACCTTCGCAAAAAGAAATCAAAAAATTCTATGACGCTTATTATTAG
- a CDS encoding DHH family phosphoesterase, whose protein sequence is MDSGFAELLLKAKDKILESKGSKVKIISHIDADGISAASILSLALDRLNINHDVHFTSLDGIPASHLADLTIFLDMGSGQIDYLMSEHKDKDIIILDHHQGEYPETPFLEVNPNRFGYSGSEEVSGSGLAYLLSLELDSNNKDLSSIAIVGAVGDMQGSWGGLKGLNRDILLDSIEVGLVKAEEDLLLYGRSTRPIYKSLQYFSDPPIPGVTGSDSNAMALLNSLEIPCYEGDWRTVSDMTCDEKRKLATEIIRKTITAVPQEYVSFIPQMIMGESYSLIQEEDRSPLRDASEFATCLNACGKNGRPEVGFYVCKGNRGIYYDILLGLLRKHRKNIARSMSLVESRGVVMKGKFQYFDGSGINDTIVGTVASLVLGNRDTDPFLPIVAYTTLPNDPNVYKISARCSRLLVLKGLNLGKEIKKSAESVGGKGGGHPPACGAYVPIEKLTEFLHIFEENIATSI, encoded by the coding sequence ATGGATTCTGGATTCGCTGAACTATTATTAAAGGCAAAGGATAAAATTCTTGAATCCAAGGGTTCTAAAGTCAAGATTATTTCTCATATCGATGCCGACGGAATTTCCGCTGCATCAATTCTGTCCCTTGCATTGGACAGGCTCAACATTAATCACGATGTTCATTTTACCTCTCTTGATGGTATTCCTGCTTCCCATTTAGCAGATCTCACCATATTCCTTGATATGGGAAGCGGTCAGATAGATTATTTAATGTCAGAACATAAAGACAAGGATATAATTATCCTAGACCACCACCAGGGGGAGTACCCCGAAACTCCTTTTCTAGAAGTTAATCCAAACAGATTTGGGTATAGCGGATCGGAGGAGGTCAGCGGTTCAGGACTAGCATATCTTTTGTCTTTAGAACTTGACAGTAACAACAAAGATCTATCTTCAATTGCAATAGTCGGAGCAGTTGGGGATATGCAGGGCTCCTGGGGCGGGCTAAAAGGATTAAATCGGGACATCCTCTTAGATAGCATAGAGGTAGGTTTGGTCAAAGCCGAAGAAGATTTACTTTTGTACGGCCGGTCAACAAGGCCTATCTACAAATCACTTCAGTATTTCTCAGACCCCCCAATACCGGGCGTTACGGGAAGCGATTCGAATGCAATGGCACTTCTAAATAGCTTGGAAATCCCTTGTTATGAAGGTGACTGGAGAACTGTGTCAGACATGACATGTGATGAGAAGAGAAAGCTTGCAACAGAAATAATAAGAAAGACAATAACGGCAGTCCCTCAAGAATATGTTTCTTTTATCCCACAGATGATTATGGGAGAATCTTACTCACTTATCCAAGAAGAGGATAGAAGCCCTTTGAGAGATGCTTCAGAGTTTGCAACTTGTCTTAATGCTTGCGGTAAAAATGGCAGACCTGAAGTAGGATTTTATGTCTGCAAGGGTAACAGAGGAATATACTACGATATACTGTTAGGACTACTTAGAAAGCACAGAAAGAATATTGCACGAAGCATGAGCCTTGTTGAGAGCAGAGGGGTGGTCATGAAAGGGAAGTTTCAGTACTTTGATGGAAGCGGCATAAATGATACAATAGTAGGTACCGTGGCAAGTTTAGTTCTTGGAAATAGAGATACTGACCCCTTTTTACCTATAGTTGCTTATACAACGTTGCCGAATGACCCAAATGTTTATAAAATCTCTGCACGCTGCTCAAGATTGTTGGTACTTAAAGGCTTAAATTTAGGAAAAGAGATAAAGAAGAGTGCAGAATCTGTAGGTGGCAAAGGAGGAGGCCACCCCCCAGCATGTGGGGCCTATGTACCAATTGAAAAGTTAACAGAATTTTTACATATATTTGAAGAGAATATAGCAACTAGCATATAG